From the genome of Pseudomonas sp. FP453:
TCGCGACCAACGCCGCCACCAATGCCAGTTGCCGGCGCACCACGCTTGGGTAATCCACCCCCAGCGACACGGCTTGGTCGCGGCCGAGGGCGAGCACGTCGAGGGTCGGCAAGGTGCGGGCAAAACCCAGGCACAGCATGGCCACCAACAGCCCCGAGAGCAGTAATTGCTGCGGCTGCACGCGGTTGAACGACGCCTGGCTGAAGCCTTGCAGAATCGAAAACTCGCCGGGGCTGATCTTCAACTGCACGAACTGCGTGACGGTGCCGATCACCAGGCTCAACACCAGCCCCAGCAGCAACAGGAAATACACGTTGCTGTGGCCCTCGCGCAGCAACCAGCGTTGCAGCGCCCAGGAATAGCCGAGCATCAGCAGCACCGACAGCACAAAGTTGCCCTGGCTGCCCAGCACCACCAGGCTGGCGGTGCCCAGTACCAGCACCAACAACGCCTGGAACAACAGGTACACCGCTTCGTAGCCCATGATCGCCGGCGTGAGGATGCGGTTGCCGGTGAGGGTCTGGAAGATGATGGACGACCACGCCACGCACACGCCGCCAATACACATCGCCGCCAACCGCACGAGGCGCTTGGGGATCACGTAATCGAAATCCAGCCCCGAACGGAACAGCACAAAGCCCAACGCCAGGGCGAGCACCAAGGCCCACAGCCGCTTCATCGCTGCCTCCAGACGATCAATGCCAGGAACAAGCCGCCGCCGACGATGCCCGCCGTCAGGCCAATCGGCACTTCGAACGGGAAGATCAGCAGGCGCCCGAGAATGTCGCAGGCCAGCAGCAATGCGGCACCGCCGAGGGCGACGATGGGCAGCGTGCGGCTGAGGTTTTCGCCGTAGTACAAGGCCACCAGGTTGGGAATCACCAGGCCGACAAAGGGGATCGAACCGATGGTAATCACCGTCGCCGCCACGGTCACGGCCACCAGCAACAGGCCCAGCGCCGCCGTGGCCGCGTAGTTCAGGCCCAGGCTGCTGGCCATGCCCTCGCCCATGCCCATCACGGTGAAGCGCTGCGCATACAGGTAAGCCAGCGCGACGCTGGGCAGGATCAGGTAAATGATCTCGTAGTTGCCCTGCACCACCTTGGAAAAATCCCCCAGCAACCAGCCCTGCATGCTTTGCAGGATGTTGTGGCGGTAGGCATAGAACTCGGCGATGGCGCTGAGCACGCCGCCGTACATCAAGCCGATCACCGGCACCAGCAAGGTGTGGTGAAAACGCAGGCGCCGGATGATCGCCAGGAACACCAGGCTCGCGGCGAAGCAACACAGCAGCGCAAACAGCATGCGCACGCCGGCGCTGGCGGCCGGCGCCACGCCCAGCGACACGAGGATGCCGAGCTTGGCCGCGTCCAGGCCGCCGGTGGTGCCCGGCTCGACGAACTTGTTGCGCAGGATGTGCTGCAAGATCACCCCGCACACCGCCAAGCCGACGCCGGTCAACACCAGCGCGGCCAGGCGCGGCAGGCGGCTGGCCGTCAGCGTCAGCCAGCCATCGCTGTCGAGTGCCAACAGGTCGATTTCGCGGGCACCGACCAGCAGCGACACGCCGCACAGCACCAGCAACACGCCACAGCCCACTAGACGCATCATGCAATCCGCCAACCACGGGCCGCCTGGCGCTGGGCGAGGAACTGCGCGTAACGGCCACCGCTGGCCGCCAAGGTCGCAGGCGTACCCTGCTCGACGATCTCGCCGTCATCCAGCACCACAATCTGGTCGGCCATGGCCACCGTCGATAGCTGATGCGCGATCACAATCAAGGTGCAGCGCCCGCGCAACCTGGCCAGCGCCTCGGCGATGGCGGCCTGGTTGTAGGTATCGAGGGCGGCGGTGGCTTCGTCCACCAGCAGGATCGGCGCGTCCTTGAGCAACGCACGGGCAATGGCGATACGTTGGCGCTCGCCCCCCGACAACCGCGCCCCGCCCTCGCCCACCGGCGTGTGCAGGCCCTGGGGCAAACGCGCAATGATCTCGGCCACGCCGGCTTGCTGCGCCACAGCGGCAATCTCGGCCAGGCTGGCGTCCGGTTTACCGAGGCGGATGTTGTCGGCAATGCTGCCCTGGAACAGGTAGGTGTCCTGGAAAATCTGGCTGATCTGCGCGGCCAGCGCCGCATCGGACATCTCGCGCACATCCACACCACCGATCAACACCTGGCCCCGGCTTGCATCGAAGAAGCGCGCCAGCAGCCGCACCAGCGTGGTCTTGCCCGAGCCCGACGCGCCGATCAGCGCGGTCATGCTGCCCGATTCGATGCGCAGGCTCACGCCGCGCAGCACCTGGGGTTCGCCAGAGGCATAACGAAAGCTGACGCTGCGCAATTCCACCGAACTGTCCGTTGGCATTTTCGGTTGTGCGGCGACCGGCAATGGCTGCTCGGCTAGGATGCTGTGCACCGCATCGAGCTGGGCGTTGGCGCTGCGCAGGATCTCGCCATAACTGGCCACTTCCAGCAGCGGGTCGATGTAACGACACACCAGCACCAGCGCCACGCAGGCGGCGCCGGCTTCGTGGGCGTCCAGCGCGTCGCACCACAGCGCGACGGCCACCAGCAAGGCGCAGAAGATCCCTTGCACGGCCCAGGCATTGAGTACCGCCGACAACGACGAGCGATAGATCAAACGCTGGCCGGACTGGCGTTGCCTGTCGATGGCCTGGTCCAGCAAACGCGTGGCGCCGCCGCTGCCATTGAATGCGCGCAACACCGACTGGGCCTGGGCGAACTCGACCATGCGCTGGCTGGTCTGGGCGAAGTGGTGCTGATAAGTGCTATCGGCACTGCGGCCCAAACGCGCGGTGAACACCATCACGCCCACCAACAACGGCAGCGCCAGCAACGCCAACACACCCAAGGGCCAATGCAACACAAACAGCGTGGCAATCAGCACCAAAGGCGTCACCGCGCCGCTGATCACCGGGGTGAACACATGCGCCGGCAACTGCGCCACCGCCATCATGCCTTGGGTGATCAAATGACCGAGCCGCGCACTGTTTTGCGCGCTGAACCAACCCACCGGCAGGCGCGCCACGTGATCGCCGAGGCGTTGCCGCGCGCCTT
Proteins encoded in this window:
- a CDS encoding iron chelate uptake ABC transporter family permease subunit, translating into MKRLWALVLALALGFVLFRSGLDFDYVIPKRLVRLAAMCIGGVCVAWSSIIFQTLTGNRILTPAIMGYEAVYLLFQALLVLVLGTASLVVLGSQGNFVLSVLLMLGYSWALQRWLLREGHSNVYFLLLLGLVLSLVIGTVTQFVQLKISPGEFSILQGFSQASFNRVQPQQLLLSGLLVAMLCLGFARTLPTLDVLALGRDQAVSLGVDYPSVVRRQLALVAALVAISTGLLGPTAFMGVFVANTTYALARTFRHRVTLPMGSAIAIAMFIAAQLLVEHVFNYKTTVSILVNLLCGTYFLALMLRTRGTR
- a CDS encoding ABC transporter permease, which translates into the protein MRLVGCGVLLVLCGVSLLVGAREIDLLALDSDGWLTLTASRLPRLAALVLTGVGLAVCGVILQHILRNKFVEPGTTGGLDAAKLGILVSLGVAPAASAGVRMLFALLCCFAASLVFLAIIRRLRFHHTLLVPVIGLMYGGVLSAIAEFYAYRHNILQSMQGWLLGDFSKVVQGNYEIIYLILPSVALAYLYAQRFTVMGMGEGMASSLGLNYAATAALGLLLVAVTVAATVITIGSIPFVGLVIPNLVALYYGENLSRTLPIVALGGAALLLACDILGRLLIFPFEVPIGLTAGIVGGGLFLALIVWRQR
- a CDS encoding ABC transporter ATP-binding protein, with the translated sequence MLKTFVRLLGEDAPTLRRYAAMAVFYGLLSGLTLITLVPLISHLLAGDALAAGRWLIALLVGVTACALWRRALDKAGVAVGVAVLQGARQRLGDHVARLPVGWFSAQNSARLGHLITQGMMAVAQLPAHVFTPVISGAVTPLVLIATLFVLHWPLGVLALLALPLLVGVMVFTARLGRSADSTYQHHFAQTSQRMVEFAQAQSVLRAFNGSGGATRLLDQAIDRQRQSGQRLIYRSSLSAVLNAWAVQGIFCALLVAVALWCDALDAHEAGAACVALVLVCRYIDPLLEVASYGEILRSANAQLDAVHSILAEQPLPVAAQPKMPTDSSVELRSVSFRYASGEPQVLRGVSLRIESGSMTALIGASGSGKTTLVRLLARFFDASRGQVLIGGVDVREMSDAALAAQISQIFQDTYLFQGSIADNIRLGKPDASLAEIAAVAQQAGVAEIIARLPQGLHTPVGEGGARLSGGERQRIAIARALLKDAPILLVDEATAALDTYNQAAIAEALARLRGRCTLIVIAHQLSTVAMADQIVVLDDGEIVEQGTPATLAASGGRYAQFLAQRQAARGWRIA